The following coding sequences are from one Pigmentibacter sp. JX0631 window:
- a CDS encoding HAMP domain-containing sensor histidine kinase: MLHSKRSLKAYYFFILFLSLVLPFLFSIGILSFLVINSNKRIDLANKQLKRSIELELVDSLYKYQNTIQSILQSEELKFLLNSTIDNESNYRKKLSELILLKTSELDFKRSDWNIFNSRGKLVYSSKKNERFIEKINDLILKDNGYLFLDNKKQTINFIIPINYYIQKNSIKNNGFVFVDISIEEIKSKFPEIINIHKIGNEIDISNLSIETNLSYQKRTSNLILYIYSCIILLFIIVCSLFGYKIFKKNIINKILSLKIRIRNEIDKNYNSDVKNELESLSLIFDYYLRYSKFLQNHLLLNSKLSAAGNLAHFIAHDLRKPFSKLRYFVGEVKNFSSLIKLRNFINEFEVSLLDSIDYVDHFLNEIMEASIEKVENVQLVPIEDIILGALSQISFGNREVNINFQYKTDDNLVLQVSRQRIIRVFINLLSNAYEAMNYNGNIWILSKEKVFNEKLFLEISIGNSNSLIPANLIDKIFEPFFTLNKKNGTGLGLAIVQKIINLHGGNIKCFNIPNKGVEFVFYLPAEKMHYSSNTFHLPNSFKLESSKYQNLQFDSDFEMKKSIIILDDDPLIIRSWKRSLKNVNTISFLYPEELLEYFYKHPKMFSDEIDFIISDYYFGNNSNLSFKDFVSDLRNLFQGIIFLSTDSENIETALLDKYQIVKIEKKIYGYDQLVAIKKKLK, encoded by the coding sequence ATGCTGCATTCAAAAAGATCTTTAAAAGCATATTATTTTTTTATTCTTTTTTTATCATTAGTTTTACCCTTCCTTTTTTCAATTGGAATCTTGTCATTTTTAGTAATAAACTCAAATAAAAGAATAGACTTAGCTAATAAACAATTAAAAAGAAGTATTGAATTAGAACTAGTTGATTCGTTATACAAGTATCAAAATACAATTCAATCAATACTTCAATCGGAGGAATTAAAGTTTCTCTTAAATTCTACAATAGATAATGAAAGTAATTATCGAAAAAAACTAAGTGAACTTATTCTTTTAAAAACTTCAGAATTAGATTTTAAAAGAAGTGACTGGAATATATTTAATTCAAGAGGAAAACTGGTATATTCTAGTAAAAAAAATGAACGTTTTATTGAAAAAATTAATGATTTAATTCTAAAAGATAATGGATATTTATTTTTAGATAACAAAAAACAAACAATAAATTTTATTATTCCTATTAATTACTATATCCAAAAAAATAGTATCAAAAATAATGGTTTTGTATTTGTTGATATATCAATTGAAGAAATAAAAAGTAAATTTCCAGAGATAATAAATATTCATAAAATTGGCAATGAAATTGATATTAGTAATTTAAGTATTGAGACGAATTTGTCATATCAAAAAAGAACTAGTAATTTAATATTATACATATACTCTTGCATAATTTTGTTGTTTATTATAGTTTGTAGTTTATTTGGATATAAAATATTTAAGAAAAATATTATAAATAAAATTTTGTCATTAAAAATTAGAATCAGAAATGAAATTGATAAGAACTATAACAGCGATGTAAAAAATGAATTAGAATCTCTTTCACTGATTTTTGACTACTATTTAAGATATTCAAAATTTTTACAAAACCACTTACTTCTTAATTCAAAACTTTCTGCAGCAGGAAATTTAGCTCATTTTATAGCACATGATTTAAGAAAACCATTTTCAAAATTAAGATATTTTGTTGGTGAAGTTAAAAATTTTTCTAGTTTAATAAAATTAAGAAACTTTATAAATGAATTTGAAGTTTCACTTCTTGATTCAATAGACTATGTAGACCACTTTTTGAATGAAATTATGGAGGCTTCAATAGAAAAAGTTGAAAATGTTCAACTTGTTCCAATAGAAGATATTATTTTAGGAGCATTGTCGCAAATATCTTTTGGTAATAGAGAAGTAAACATTAATTTTCAATATAAAACTGATGATAATTTAGTTCTCCAAGTATCCAGACAAAGAATTATAAGGGTTTTTATTAATTTATTGAGTAATGCTTATGAAGCAATGAACTACAATGGAAATATTTGGATACTTAGTAAAGAAAAAGTATTTAATGAAAAGCTTTTTCTTGAGATAAGCATAGGTAATAGTAATTCACTTATTCCTGCTAATTTGATTGATAAAATATTTGAACCATTTTTCACACTGAATAAAAAAAATGGAACAGGATTAGGTTTAGCAATAGTGCAAAAAATAATTAATTTGCATGGAGGAAATATTAAATGTTTTAACATTCCTAATAAAGGGGTAGAATTTGTTTTTTATTTACCTGCAGAAAAAATGCACTACAGTAGTAATACTTTTCATTTACCAAATAGTTTTAAATTAGAAAGTAGTAAATATCAAAATCTTCAATTTGATTCTGATTTTGAGATGAAAAAAAGTATAATTATTTTAGATGATGATCCATTAATTATTAGAAGTTGGAAAAGATCTTTGAAAAATGTAAATACTATTTCTTTTCTTTATCCAGAAGAGTTATTAGAATATTTTTATAAGCACCCAAAAATGTTTAGCGATGAAATTGATTTTATAATTTCTGATTACTATTTTGGAAATAATTCTAATTTAAGTTTTAAAGATTTTGTATCTGATTTAAGAAATTTGTTTCAAGGTATAATTTTTTTGTCCACCGATAGTGAGAATATTGAAACAGCTTTGTTAGATAAATATCAAATAGTAAAGATTGAAAAAAAGATATATGGTTATGATCAATTGGTAGCAATTAAGAAAAAATTAAAGTGA
- a CDS encoding TldD/PmbA family protein: MSLNIEQIKLDIDSIARSLGIKKYDVFGSAKEESSASAKNKKPFGLNSSSKSYLLVRVWNDKQQAGVTSTSNLTYAGLTDALILAHSSAEYGSTENIYDFSENSQNTSKNIQVINDLENKVTMHDLVEKSIEAETKILDHSSIFKSVPYNKVADSYSKRFYFNSLGAIKVADSNVAYCYFYPLAQEPNKIAREAGHVSISKGFQNLNVLDCAEKAIKKTENHLNYTNIKSGKYKTIFSPEAFLDLLYAFSNFMNAQNILDKKSLLTIENLNSQIAASILNLSDSPLHSANPDPCYFDEEGTITNNINIIQEGKLVTFLHSSFTAQKFNTKSTGHCHLGSKLTISPYFLHVSKNNNINSAQYSSLSQENNVIYIENVKALHAGVNALQGSFSLPFDGFLLNNEKKVSIESATVAGDFLSLLNNIIYIDDNETVTHKGISPNIWIKELSITGNS, from the coding sequence ATGTCATTAAATATCGAACAAATAAAATTAGATATCGATTCCATTGCTAGATCTTTGGGAATTAAAAAATATGATGTTTTTGGTTCAGCGAAGGAAGAAAGCTCGGCAAGTGCAAAAAATAAAAAACCATTTGGATTAAATTCTTCAAGTAAATCTTATTTACTTGTTCGTGTTTGGAATGATAAACAACAAGCAGGTGTAACAAGTACTTCAAATCTTACATATGCCGGACTAACCGATGCTCTTATTTTAGCTCACTCCAGCGCAGAATATGGTTCAACAGAAAATATTTATGATTTTAGCGAAAATAGCCAAAACACTTCTAAAAATATTCAAGTTATAAATGATCTTGAAAATAAAGTTACAATGCATGATTTAGTTGAAAAAAGTATCGAGGCTGAAACTAAAATTCTTGATCATTCGTCTATTTTCAAAAGTGTCCCATATAATAAAGTTGCAGATTCATATTCGAAAAGATTTTACTTTAATAGCTTAGGTGCCATTAAGGTAGCTGATAGTAACGTAGCATATTGCTATTTTTATCCATTAGCCCAAGAACCTAATAAAATTGCCCGAGAAGCAGGACATGTTTCTATTTCGAAAGGATTTCAAAATTTAAATGTTTTAGATTGTGCTGAAAAGGCTATTAAAAAAACTGAAAATCATTTAAATTATACAAATATTAAGTCTGGTAAATACAAAACTATTTTTTCTCCAGAAGCCTTTTTAGACTTATTATATGCATTTAGTAATTTCATGAATGCACAAAATATTTTGGATAAAAAAAGCTTACTAACAATTGAAAATTTAAATTCTCAAATTGCTGCAAGTATTTTAAATTTATCAGATTCACCACTGCATTCAGCAAATCCTGATCCTTGTTACTTTGATGAAGAAGGTACAATAACAAACAATATCAACATTATTCAAGAAGGAAAACTTGTAACTTTCTTACACAGTAGTTTTACTGCGCAAAAGTTTAATACTAAATCAACTGGACATTGCCATTTAGGATCAAAACTTACAATTTCTCCTTATTTTTTGCACGTCAGTAAAAATAATAATATAAATTCTGCTCAATATTCTTCATTAAGCCAAGAAAATAATGTAATTTATATAGAAAATGTTAAAGCTCTACATGCTGGTGTAAATGCTTTACAAGGCTCATTTTCATTACCATTTGATGGTTTTTTATTAAATAATGAAAAAAAAGTGAGTATTGAATCTGCAACTGTTGCCGGAGATTTTTTATCTCTTTTAAATAATATTATTTACATTGATGACAATGAAACAGTAACACATAAAGGTATATCACCGAACATTTGGATTAAAGAATTATCAATAACCGGAAATAGTTAA
- a CDS encoding TldD/PmbA family protein, translated as MLSSQTSFDDTWRYPLSILLGIGLASGADFIEFFLQRGNHLSGLVENGKVTAINPSLALGAGVRVFKGKEDCYVSTNDVSFNGLKRILEKALNIHSLKIQQNRIISEVNLEPLRDYGLVKNKNNWLNQSSTVKEICDVLLQINNKQKEITKYLNSVTTNGFRDWQEVLVAASDGIFARDIRLNQSVSVQAVCIDKAHRTSSHKRLGDASNPNFFKNIDADHLTNSLAEIAGHMLHADYVQSGTYPVVLANKFGGVIFHEACGHLLETTAVQRNSTPFADKKGEKIAHENLTAWDEGFWENGFGSLDMDDEGMPVQKTLLIENGILRNFLSDRMGNLLTGHPRTGSGRRQNYTFAPASRMRNTYIAPGKYTTDDMISSIEKGIYCKNLGGGSVNGTGDFNFGVEEAWLIENGKVTKPIKGATLIGQAEDIMHKISMSGNDLDISAGFCGSVSGSIYVTVGQPHIKVDAITVGGR; from the coding sequence ATGCTTAGTTCACAAACTTCATTTGATGATACTTGGCGCTATCCTCTTTCAATACTACTTGGAATAGGATTAGCAAGTGGTGCTGATTTTATCGAATTTTTTTTACAAAGAGGAAATCATTTAAGCGGACTAGTTGAAAATGGTAAAGTAACAGCAATAAACCCGAGCTTGGCGCTTGGTGCTGGTGTTAGAGTTTTTAAAGGCAAAGAAGATTGTTATGTTTCAACAAATGATGTCAGTTTTAACGGATTAAAAAGAATTCTCGAAAAAGCTTTGAATATCCATTCTTTGAAAATACAACAAAATAGAATTATAAGCGAAGTTAATTTAGAACCTCTAAGAGACTATGGCTTAGTAAAAAACAAAAATAATTGGTTAAATCAAAGTAGCACAGTTAAAGAAATTTGTGATGTTTTACTTCAAATAAACAATAAGCAAAAAGAAATTACTAAATATTTAAATAGCGTAACAACCAATGGTTTTAGAGACTGGCAAGAAGTTTTAGTTGCTGCAAGCGATGGAATTTTTGCTAGAGATATTCGTTTAAATCAAAGCGTTTCTGTCCAAGCTGTTTGTATTGATAAAGCACACAGAACCTCCTCGCATAAAAGATTAGGTGACGCATCAAATCCAAACTTTTTCAAAAACATAGATGCCGACCACCTAACAAATTCATTAGCTGAAATTGCTGGTCATATGTTACACGCCGATTATGTTCAATCAGGTACATATCCAGTTGTTTTAGCTAATAAATTTGGAGGAGTTATCTTTCACGAAGCGTGTGGACATTTATTAGAAACGACTGCTGTCCAAAGAAATTCAACTCCTTTTGCCGATAAAAAAGGAGAAAAAATTGCACATGAAAATCTTACTGCTTGGGATGAAGGCTTTTGGGAAAATGGTTTTGGTTCTTTAGATATGGATGACGAGGGAATGCCTGTGCAAAAAACCTTGTTAATTGAAAACGGAATTTTAAGAAATTTTTTAAGTGACAGAATGGGTAATTTACTAACAGGACATCCTAGAACAGGAAGCGGAAGAAGACAAAATTACACTTTTGCACCTGCAAGCAGAATGCGAAACACATATATTGCTCCCGGAAAATATACCACTGATGACATGATTTCTAGTATTGAAAAAGGAATTTATTGCAAAAACTTAGGTGGCGGTAGTGTAAATGGAACTGGAGATTTCAACTTTGGAGTTGAAGAGGCTTGGTTAATAGAAAACGGAAAAGTAACAAAACCTATAAAGGGAGCAACTTTAATTGGCCAAGCTGAAGATATTATGCACAAAATTTCCATGTCCGGAAACGATTTAGATATTTCTGCAGGTTTTTGTGGGTCAGTAAGTGGAAGTATTTATGTAACCGTTGGACAACCACATATAAAAGTAGATGCTATAACCGTTGGTGGGCGATAA